A window of the Miscanthus floridulus cultivar M001 chromosome 14, ASM1932011v1, whole genome shotgun sequence genome harbors these coding sequences:
- the LOC136502921 gene encoding uncharacterized protein — protein sequence MADDEIVPDPTAALAAALAAVLPAAAPPNPAASLATINIKTHLPITLELHPPNYRAWRELFTTLLGKFGASHHIDGTPVPDPVMPVWTTTDFSVRSLIYSSISPKLMNKVMTPGANARTIWLAIEVQFQNNKSSRALASEADFRNLAQGNLSFSDYSERLKSYARRSRIPRQ from the coding sequence atggccgacgacgagatCGTGCCCGATCCCACCGCAGCTCTTGCTGCAGCCCTCGCCGCAGTCCTTCCTGCCGCCGCCCCTCCGAATCCTGCTGCCTCTCTCGCCACCATCAATATCAAAACTCACCTCCCCATCACCCTGGAACTTCACCCGCCCAATTATCGTGCCTGGCGTGAGCTTTTCACCACCCTCCTCGGCAAGTTCGGCGCTAGTCACCACATCGATGGTACGCCGGTGCCTGACCCGGTCATGCCGGTGTGGACGACGACAGATTTCTCTGTCCGATCCCTCATCTACTCGTCCATCTCTCCGAAGCTGATGAACAAGGTGATGACGCCCGGCGCAAACGCCCGCACCATCTGGCTGGCGATCGAGGTGCAGTTCCAGAACAACAAGTCGTCGCGGGCCCTTGCGTCGGAAGCGGACTTCCGCAATCTCGCGCAAGGCAACCTCTCCTTCTCCGACTACAGCGAGCGCCTCAAGTCGTACGCGCGCCGATCTCGGATTCCCCGTCAATGA
- the LOC136505526 gene encoding uncharacterized protein, producing MDPAAEPPAAAWPPWTSLLLRALSRRRTWVALFLAVYAALLSSSWSLLASVRAWYYSSASAPVWPAALYASVMYGAVFGLLSMGAALAVAAPAMLVTWTTVLVLLAFAGRPPRSLVAEGRRATRDIAGLALRVLLREGNAAAASFAALLLGRRDDDDAS from the coding sequence ATGGATCCGGCGGCCGAGCCACCAGCGGCGGCGTGGCCGCCATGGACATCACTCCTTCTGCGGGCGCTAAGCCGGCGTCGGACCTGGGTAGCGCTCTTCCTCGCCGTGTACGCGGCGCTGCTCTCCTCCTCCTGGTCCCTACTCGCCTCCGTCCGCGCCTGGTACTACTCCTCCGCCTCGGCGCCCGTGTGGCCCGCCGCGCTGTACGCCTCGGTCATGTACGGCGCGGTGTTCGGGCTGCTCTCCATGGGGGCGGCACTGGCCGTGGCCGCGCCCGCCATGCTCGTCACCTGGACCACCGTCCTCGTGCTGCTCGCCTTCGCGGGCCGCCCGCCCCGGTCGCTCGTCGCCGAGGGCCGACGCGCCACCAGGGACATCGCGGGGCTCGCGCTCCGCGTGCTACTACGCGAgggcaacgccgccgccgccagcttcGCCGCGCTCCTACTCGGCcgccgcgacgacgacgacgcttcCTAA